TGACAACCAATTGAAGCTAAAGTGAGCGATAAACTTCTCTTCAAAATAGATCGTCACATAGGCAATATCTTCATCTTCACGCTCGTAGTGACTGATGCCGTGGGCCGATAACGCCAGCGGTTTCAGTGGTACGATATAATCCATGATTGAAAAGTCGTGCGGGCCTAAGTCCCAGATGACATTCACATCGTGTTGAAACAAGCCGAGATTCACCCGCGTCGAGTCGTAATATGAGAGCTCACCAATGCCGCCGCTATCGATGATCTGCTTAATCTCTTTCACTGCCCCGGTAAACACAAAGGTGTGATCAACCATGATAAGCAGGCCCTTCTCACGCGCCAACTTGATTAGAGTCTTAGCTTGCTGCGAGGTCTTCGTAAAAGGTTTTTCGACGAACAGATGTTTACCTGACTCTAGCGCCCGCCTCGCTAACGCGTAGTGACTGGAAACTGGCGTTATAATAGCAATAGCATCGAGGTGGTCATCAATAAACACTTGCTCGGCGTCGACGACACACTTCACCGCAGGGTGCAGCTTCTTTAGATGTTGGTAAGCCTCCTCGTTTTTGTCGCAGACAACGCTGACCGAGGCCCCTTCCGTCTCCATGAT
Above is a window of Sinobacterium caligoides DNA encoding:
- a CDS encoding Gfo/Idh/MocA family protein, coding for MINIGVIGYGYWGPNIVRNIMETEGASVSVVCDKNEEAYQHLKKLHPAVKCVVDAEQVFIDDHLDAIAIITPVSSHYALARRALESGKHLFVEKPFTKTSQQAKTLIKLAREKGLLIMVDHTFVFTGAVKEIKQIIDSGGIGELSYYDSTRVNLGLFQHDVNVIWDLGPHDFSIMDYIVPLKPLALSAHGISHYEREDEDIAYVTIYFEEKFIAHFSFNWLSPVKIRDVMIGGTTKKILWNDLAIDEKIKIYDKSVHFGKVSAEQRCELLVDYRVNGMYSPKIPQAEALASEFAYFVECIENSRTPFNDGEAGLRVVQLLEATDRSIKNGGELVNL